The proteins below are encoded in one region of Lytechinus pictus isolate F3 Inbred chromosome 11, Lp3.0, whole genome shotgun sequence:
- the LOC135156053 gene encoding uncharacterized protein LOC135156053 — protein MEKISLNLFRSLSNIDHIPLSEAENLLSSFSDFMVTYSVNLPHTLPNGKKKGKAEWNAEVSQAYKLAKESRKTWLLTETTNKDQANEDRIIAKKSFRKCLRQSRAHLRNNLLSEIESASASNSKLFYCLVKMNRGSDSLHREVDHLSYGDHDYKGDEMLLGWQLYFTALSSDGSNTSHISSAQGQSLAVFLPHEDSSAPELRHGIQLTSQDLDEAIKHLKLGKAAGEDNVSPEHLKHLGDTARRLLLALFNTFLHHAHCPKIFKQGPILPLHKGKGKDPHDPRNYRGITLTSVLCKLLELCLKPQLIRQLYISDTPDELQFGFRKGFSCALRSISPELIIELNTAHKFPTYLALLDAEKAFETVWHRALEGSSRSLSHLI, from the coding sequence ATGGAGAAGATATCTCTGAATCTGTTCCGCAGTCTCAGTAACATAGATCATATTCCTCTCTCAGAGGCTGAGAACTTGCTGTCTTCATTTTCTGATTTCATGGTCACTTACTCTGTGAATCTGCCACACACCCTCCCAAATGggaagaagaaagggaaggcAGAATGGAATGCTGAGGTTAGTCAGGCTTATAAGCTGGCTAAGGAGTCTCGGAAGACCTGGCTACTGACCGAAACCACCAATAAGGACCAGGCCAATGAAGACCGCATCATCGCAAAGAAGTCCTTCAGAAAGTGCTTACGACAGTCCAGAGCGCATTTGAGGAACAATCTTCTCTCTGAAATAGAATCTGCCTCTGCGTCAAACAGCAAGCTATTTTATTGTCTTGTCAAAATGAATCGTGGCTCGGACTCTTTGCATCGTGAAGTTGATCATCTCTCCTACGGTGACCATGATTACAAAGGTGATGAAATGCTTCTTGGCTGGCAACTTTATTTCACTGCCCTTTCCTCTGATGGCTCCAACACCTCTCACATAAGCTCCGCTCAAGGACAATCTCTGGCAGTTTTCCTGCCCCATGAGGATTCCTCTGCTCCTGAGTTAAGACATGGTATCCAACTTACATCACAAGACCTGGATGAGGCCATCAAGCATCTAAAGTTGGGCAAGGCTGCTGGCGAGGACAATGTTTCTCCTGAACATCTGAAGCACCTGGGTGACACAGCTCGTCGTCTTCTACTTGCCCTGTTCAACACCTTTCTACATCATGCCCACTGCCCGAAAATCTTCAAGCAAGGCCCCATTCTCCCTCTTCACAAGGGTAAAGGGAAGGATCCACATGACCCAAGGAACTACAGAGGCATTACTCTTACATCTGTCCTATGCAAACTTCTAGAACTCTGCCTCAAACCACAACTGATACGTCAGCTCTACATCAGCGACACACCCGATGAACTCCAGTTTGGTTTCAGAAAGGGATTCTCATGTGCCCTCAGATCCATCTCACCTGAGTTGATCATCGAACTGAACACTGCACATAAATTCCCTACATATCTTGCTCTCTTGGATGCAGAGAAGGCCTTTGAGACAGTGTGGCATAGAGCCTTAGAGGGCTCTTCGAGAAGCTTAAGTCATCTCATCTAG